Within the Pseudoxanthomonas sp. Root65 genome, the region ATCAAGCTGTCCGAAGGCTCGGTACAGGGCCTGGCGCAGGTGCCGGACGCGCTGCAGCAGATCTACCGCACGGCGTGGGAAATCCCGATGCGTTCGCTGATCGACATGGCCGCCGGCCGAGGCGCCTTCATCGACCAGTCGGCCTCGCTCAACCTGTTCATGGAAAGCCCGAACATCGGCGCGATGTCGTCCATGTACATGTACGCGTGGAAACAGGGCATCAAGACCACCTACTACCTGCGCTCGCGCCCGGCCACCCGCATCGCCAAGACCACGGTCAGCAGCGCAGCGGTCACCGCGCCGCAGCGCGAGTACACGCCGACCGAAGCCATCGCCTGCTCGCTGGAAAATCCGGAAGCGTGCGAGGCGTGCCAGTAAAAAAGAAAAGGGGCCGACTTGCAGGTCGGCCCCTTGGTTGCTTCACCAAAACATCCAAACAGCTTGAGCGGGATGTCTTTGATCGGCACTTCGGCTAAGAAGTACGGCAACTATAACCTTCTATAGGTGAAATTGCTGCTAGCCGGTCAAAGTTTTAGCTCAAGCGCTCACTTCATCAGCAGAGGTAGCCATGAGTAAGGGTAGAGATCGCACGGTGTTCCGCCGAGATGACGGAAATTGGGCAAACAAGAGGAATGATTCGGATAGAGCTTCCAGCGTTCATTCCACGCAGAAAGCGGCGGAGCAATCAGCCCGCCAAATGCTCGGCAATCAGGGTGGCGGTGAGTTGACCACTAAGGGAGTGGACGGAAGGATCCGAAGCAAGGACACCATCTCTCCGGGTAACGATCCGAATCCACCGCGAGACCGCGAGCACTAATAGTAGGGAAGCGATTTGGCACAAGGACGTGCCGACCTCGCCAAGTCAAACATCAGTCAATCTTCCAATACTTGGAAGAAAACAGAAGAAGATCCAATACATGTCTGCACAACCAAAACAAATGTTGCTCGACCCTGGTTTCGAACTGACGTTGCGCCCGATGCGCTATCCGCAGTTCTATGACATGTACCGCGACGCGATCAAGAACACCTGGACGGTGGAGGAGATCAACTTCCAGATCGACATCACCGACCTGCATGCGAAGATGACGCCGGCCGATCGCCACCTGATCCACCGGCTGGTCGCGTTCTTCGCCACCGGCGATTCGATCGTCTCGAACAACCTGGTGCTGAACCTGTACCAGCACCTC harbors:
- a CDS encoding DUF2188 domain-containing protein, producing MSKGRDRTVFRRDDGNWANKRNDSDRASSVHSTQKAAEQSARQMLGNQGGGELTTKGVDGRIRSKDTISPGNDPNPPRDREH